A portion of the Mesoplasma entomophilum genome contains these proteins:
- a CDS encoding ABC transporter permease produces MHFKKIYLMLKNSFKNATKSKTQLIGVTVLAFLLSLVLTLVVSMNVRVIEKYKEMNENSRVHDAVIDLNPYDKVATGENEETEEAPKNLVAAQQYWIYKLQEKYFEESSDLQFEWSRTEAREFSQVKHNDNDLTIKAITKTTQKNTFNNQEVDKLVIFEGQDIQSHHQVVIDPNYAKNNGIKLGDVIRIQADNLGNSLLVRDTKNTQLASDIKEIEDTRTEIDAVNGKYNTYYSNYQWFQVVGFGSSADFMSPIFNASTTLPSRSKEVMIYVSPAAFGLKYNQESNLYEYNLNQNGNLVVSSNVEIESFYSIKFKDANKVKKTGLEQFESDLKELIRRNSNNKIVYGKEDSRYRFSKRILLIQKTIQTYNIAAFIIFILILFVCLYTISLVTKKQIEKASKQLGTLKALGYRKRVLVYNFVMLPVIASTIGGLLGYIVSISVSNTLTNEFSNYFSLNYSKFDFDWISLALMIGVMWFILSAISFVIATMLMRKSSLSLITATFNQKTSAFKAKLRSIHFRKTFGSKLRKALLVDAFGKMMAIGFVVLLSSMLFTVSFAAPDILKRNEKATYTGVKYKQIVEYAQPSYNNPLTFAKTFNPATKQYEMVYSKTVGGWTSLALRDNGDFDYDQIMTDYFNNEISEKYYSIFIQNLFTPSSNSEYAIPNIVELSLANMKLLNLEGSIFDSNYFRQLSKYGVPAASNSDVLGKMISPLILKQWFDYQNLFSEINSAKTLYEAGAAMQTFYAKYSESIGLSISNDFRSDYDNFMSDKDWINATKDQKINVFNLSNGNLANQYLKNNENMLKTLLKTENGKVQYEDQTNEAKKFKLTNSKYTGIGSFRIASEHNTKESINDYYLGLNFDKLAKENDEKNATEAIIDMWEWFTFLFNNRVDQAVIQSAFSRPPYSVKQTLINAFNSDDKNYSMAFNLVSYDPNQEALGTKIQAEKNGKNFKIYGIDNDDRFLDLRDSNNNDLMQDLFNSKEKNGIVINETLAKTLNLKQGQEVDFNVIQNELQDATKGEIVPYKLNDWDTSSLWNGTGGFKQNSRTNNLGSNVLVTRPDLEDKNAIDFMTSISKPTEYYNSVLNGDTIIGNKSTNTKFKILGIHEGYGSAQAWIKNDDAKSILKYDEVENYLWKNFFAKQWNTQFGYSTLDQFNNKIIIEDKEQEELKIYNKIKGLDLSKNGLDDLDLFKNKFIEHPQNNDEKELGKLILKIFENQYPVFNYKYSNKTDLADYNTVLSVSNSFGDYSPTALNGMEAKFSSTHSSFDGSGIGTVEWILPIDLSKDMLEEISQLILLLIAIAIVLILSLTFVIILLTTSIIITDNIRFISTMRVLGYHDAYVVKTVMGMYLIVISTMFAVGFVAGWFIFAKAVNIMLLNGVVLPITFPIWLPIVVFLGIVGIYAIAIYAGYKRITKTNSVQILQNADL; encoded by the coding sequence ATGCATTTTAAAAAAATTTATTTAATGTTAAAAAATTCATTTAAAAATGCCACTAAAAGCAAAACACAATTAATTGGTGTTACTGTTTTAGCCTTTTTACTGTCTTTAGTTTTAACTTTAGTTGTTTCAATGAATGTTCGTGTTATTGAAAAATATAAAGAAATGAATGAAAATTCAAGAGTTCATGATGCTGTTATTGATTTAAACCCTTATGATAAAGTAGCAACTGGGGAAAATGAAGAAACTGAGGAAGCACCAAAAAATCTTGTTGCAGCTCAACAATATTGAATATACAAGTTGCAAGAAAAATATTTTGAAGAGTCAAGTGATCTGCAATTTGAGTGATCTAGAACAGAAGCTAGAGAGTTTTCTCAAGTAAAACATAATGATAATGATTTAACAATTAAAGCAATTACTAAAACAACGCAAAAAAATACTTTCAATAATCAAGAAGTAGATAAATTAGTTATTTTTGAAGGTCAAGATATACAAAGTCACCATCAAGTTGTAATTGATCCAAATTATGCAAAAAATAACGGTATTAAATTAGGTGATGTTATTAGGATACAAGCTGATAACTTAGGTAATTCTTTATTGGTTAGAGATACAAAAAACACCCAACTAGCTAGTGATATTAAAGAAATTGAAGATACAAGAACAGAAATAGACGCAGTTAATGGTAAATACAACACTTACTATTCAAACTATCAGTGATTTCAAGTTGTAGGATTTGGTAGTTCAGCAGATTTTATGTCTCCAATCTTTAATGCATCAACTACATTACCAAGTCGTAGCAAAGAAGTTATGATTTATGTTAGCCCAGCAGCATTTGGTTTAAAATATAACCAAGAGTCAAATCTATACGAATATAACTTAAACCAAAATGGTAATTTAGTAGTTTCTTCAAATGTAGAAATTGAATCATTTTACTCAATCAAATTCAAAGATGCTAACAAAGTTAAAAAAACAGGATTAGAACAATTTGAGAGTGATTTAAAAGAACTAATTAGAAGAAATTCAAATAATAAAATAGTTTATGGAAAAGAAGATTCAAGGTATAGATTTAGCAAAAGAATTCTTTTAATTCAAAAAACTATTCAAACTTATAATATAGCTGCTTTTATAATATTTATTTTAATTTTATTTGTATGCTTGTACACAATATCACTTGTTACAAAAAAACAAATTGAAAAAGCATCAAAACAATTAGGTACATTAAAAGCATTAGGGTACAGAAAACGTGTACTTGTTTATAATTTTGTTATGCTACCTGTAATTGCATCAACAATTGGTGGATTATTAGGATATATTGTTTCAATAAGTGTTTCAAACACGTTAACTAATGAATTTTCAAATTATTTCTCACTTAATTATTCAAAATTTGATTTTGATTGAATTTCATTAGCTTTAATGATTGGAGTTATGTGATTTATTTTATCAGCGATATCATTTGTTATAGCTACAATGTTAATGCGTAAATCATCATTAAGTTTAATTACTGCAACCTTTAATCAAAAAACTAGTGCATTTAAAGCTAAATTAAGAAGTATTCATTTTAGAAAAACATTTGGTTCAAAATTAAGAAAAGCTTTATTAGTAGATGCTTTTGGAAAAATGATGGCAATTGGTTTTGTAGTATTGCTCTCATCAATGTTATTTACAGTTTCATTCGCAGCTCCAGATATTTTAAAAAGAAATGAGAAAGCAACTTATACTGGTGTTAAATATAAACAAATAGTTGAATACGCTCAGCCAAGTTATAATAACCCCCTTACTTTTGCTAAAACATTTAACCCAGCAACAAAACAATATGAAATGGTTTACTCAAAAACTGTTGGGGGATGAACAAGTTTGGCTTTAAGAGATAATGGTGATTTTGATTATGATCAAATAATGACTGATTATTTTAATAATGAAATAAGTGAAAAATACTATTCAATTTTCATTCAAAATTTATTTACTCCATCAAGCAACAGTGAATATGCAATTCCAAACATTGTTGAATTATCACTAGCAAATATGAAACTCTTAAATTTAGAAGGTTCAATATTTGATAGTAATTACTTTAGACAATTATCTAAATATGGTGTTCCTGCTGCAAGTAATTCAGATGTATTGGGAAAAATGATTTCTCCCCTGATTTTAAAACAATGATTTGATTACCAAAATTTATTTAGTGAAATAAATTCAGCAAAAACATTATATGAAGCAGGAGCTGCTATGCAAACTTTCTATGCTAAATATTCTGAATCAATTGGTTTATCTATTAGCAATGATTTTAGAAGTGATTATGATAATTTTATGAGTGATAAGGATTGAATCAATGCTACTAAAGATCAGAAAATTAATGTATTTAATTTATCAAATGGTAATTTAGCAAACCAGTATCTAAAAAATAATGAAAATATGTTAAAAACATTATTGAAAACAGAAAATGGTAAAGTTCAATATGAAGATCAAACAAATGAAGCAAAGAAATTTAAATTAACTAATTCAAAATACACAGGTATTGGTTCTTTTAGAATTGCATCAGAGCATAATACAAAAGAGTCAATCAATGATTATTACTTAGGATTAAACTTTGATAAATTGGCAAAAGAAAATGATGAAAAAAATGCAACAGAAGCTATCATAGACATGTGAGAATGATTTACATTCTTATTCAATAATCGTGTTGATCAAGCAGTGATTCAATCAGCTTTCTCAAGACCACCTTATTCAGTTAAACAAACTTTAATTAATGCATTTAATTCAGATGATAAAAATTACTCAATGGCGTTCAACTTAGTTTCATATGATCCAAATCAAGAAGCATTGGGAACGAAAATCCAAGCTGAAAAGAATGGTAAGAACTTTAAAATTTATGGAATTGATAATGATGATAGATTTTTAGATTTAAGAGATTCTAATAATAATGATTTAATGCAAGATCTATTTAATTCTAAAGAAAAAAATGGAATTGTTATTAATGAAACACTTGCAAAAACTTTAAATCTTAAACAAGGACAAGAAGTAGACTTTAATGTTATTCAAAATGAATTACAAGATGCAACAAAAGGCGAAATTGTTCCTTATAAATTAAACGATTGAGATACAAGTAGTTTATGAAATGGAACTGGTGGATTTAAGCAAAATTCAAGAACCAACAATTTAGGTTCTAATGTATTAGTTACAAGACCTGATTTAGAAGATAAAAATGCAATAGACTTTATGACAAGTATATCTAAACCAACTGAATATTATAATTCAGTATTAAATGGTGACACAATCATTGGTAATAAATCAACTAATACAAAATTCAAAATTCTTGGTATTCATGAAGGATACGGATCAGCTCAAGCATGAATTAAGAATGATGATGCAAAATCTATTTTAAAATATGATGAAGTTGAAAATTACTTATGAAAAAATTTCTTTGCTAAACAATGAAACACTCAGTTTGGATATTCAACACTTGATCAATTTAACAATAAAATAATTATTGAAGATAAAGAACAAGAGGAACTAAAAATTTACAATAAAATTAAAGGTTTAGATTTATCAAAAAATGGTTTAGATGATTTAGATTTATTTAAAAATAAATTTATAGAACATCCGCAAAATAATGATGAAAAAGAATTAGGAAAATTGATTCTTAAAATATTTGAAAATCAATATCCGGTTTTCAATTACAAGTATTCTAACAAAACTGATTTAGCTGATTATAATACAGTGCTTAGTGTTTCAAATTCATTTGGGGACTATTCTCCAACAGCTTTAAATGGAATGGAAGCTAAATTTAGTTCTACTCACTCATCATTTGATGGTAGTGGTATTGGAACTGTTGAATGAATATTACCAATTGATTTATCAAAAGATATGTTAGAAGAAATATCACAATTAATTTTATTGTTAATTGCAATAGCGATAGTTTTAATACTATCTTTAACATTTGTAATTATTTTACTAACAACATCAATTATTATTACTGACAACATAAGATTTATATCAACAATGAGAGTTTTAGGATATCATGATGCTTATGTTGTTAAAACGGTAATGGGAATGTACCTAATTGTTATATCAACAATGTTTGCTGTGGGATTTGTAGCAGGATGATTTATTTTTGCAAAAGCCGTAAACATTATGTTGTTAAATGGTGTTGTTTTACCAATAACATTCCCAATTTGATTACCAATTGTAGTTTTCTTAGGAATAGTTGGTATTTATGCAATTGCCATTTATGCAGGATATAAAAGAATAACAAAAACCAATTCTGTACAAATTTTACAAAATGCAGATCTCTAA